The proteins below are encoded in one region of Streptomyces sp. NBC_00490:
- a CDS encoding DUF5937 family protein yields MSVRIDIAGLRPERVAVVPSPLAELGMALHALSEPGHHPGLQGWVTGVLARLDPHLADRMCDADFLWTTTFADLFLPYAGIPDGAALPGATLAEELDLLDKLTDEQFVNAALEFSCATCYDVGSGWLVDAEQGRRALELAAARGPRQERFTELLLTDPPKIRAWLRQFLQDCDEAFFAETWSRLRHQLAADARHKTDLVRRKGLAEALAAASPAITLDEDAAEITVDKLSVGRTTTGDGPLILVPTSLGWPHLAVLYRPGWQPVVHYPVGSPELAAPPSVEQLALRMTALSHPVRMRICRHLARSAWTTSELAQAHGMTAPEISRHLGVLKKAGLITTRRRGRYVQHQLDIAVVARLGSDFLEGILR; encoded by the coding sequence ATGAGCGTGCGCATCGACATCGCGGGGCTGCGGCCGGAGAGGGTCGCCGTCGTCCCCTCGCCCCTGGCCGAGCTCGGCATGGCGCTGCACGCGCTGTCCGAGCCGGGCCACCATCCGGGGCTCCAGGGCTGGGTGACCGGCGTGCTGGCCCGCCTCGACCCGCATCTGGCCGACCGGATGTGCGACGCGGACTTCCTGTGGACGACGACGTTCGCGGACCTGTTCCTGCCGTACGCGGGCATCCCGGACGGCGCCGCCCTCCCCGGGGCCACGCTCGCCGAGGAGCTGGACCTGCTGGACAAGCTCACGGACGAGCAGTTCGTCAACGCGGCGCTGGAGTTCAGCTGCGCGACCTGTTACGACGTCGGGAGCGGCTGGCTCGTCGACGCCGAGCAGGGGCGGCGCGCCCTGGAGCTGGCCGCCGCGCGGGGGCCGCGGCAGGAGCGGTTCACCGAGCTGCTGCTGACCGATCCGCCGAAGATCCGGGCCTGGCTGCGCCAGTTCCTCCAGGACTGCGACGAGGCGTTCTTCGCGGAGACCTGGTCCCGGCTGCGCCACCAGCTCGCGGCGGACGCCCGCCACAAGACCGACCTCGTGCGCCGCAAGGGCCTCGCCGAGGCGCTGGCCGCCGCGTCCCCGGCGATCACCCTCGACGAGGACGCCGCCGAGATCACGGTCGACAAGCTGAGCGTGGGCCGTACGACCACGGGGGACGGCCCCCTCATCCTGGTGCCGACCAGTCTCGGCTGGCCCCACCTGGCCGTGCTGTACCGGCCCGGCTGGCAGCCCGTGGTGCACTACCCGGTCGGCTCCCCCGAACTCGCGGCGCCGCCCTCCGTCGAGCAGCTCGCCCTGCGCATGACGGCCCTGTCCCACCCCGTCCGGATGCGGATCTGCCGCCACCTGGCCCGCAGCGCCTGGACCACGAGCGAGCTGGCGCAGGCGCACGGGATGACGGCCCCCGAGATATCCCGGCACCTGGGCGTTCTGAAGAAGGCGGGCCTGATCACCACGCGCCGTCGCGGCCGGTACGTCCAGCACCAGCTGGACATCGCGGTCGTGGCCCGGCTGGGCAGCGACTTCCTGGAGGGGATCCTCAGATAG
- the panC gene encoding pantoate--beta-alanine ligase yields the protein MTTTLLRTADELHARERHGRRAVVMTMGALHEGHATLIRTAREIAGPEGEVVVTVFVNPLQFGAGEDLDRYPRTLDADIKIAEQAGADAVFAPSVDEVYPGGEPQVRVSAGPMGERLEGSSRPGHFDGMLTVVAKLLHLTRPDVALYGQKDAQQLALIRRMVRDLNFGVEIVGVPTVREDDGLALSSRNRYLSAKERRTALALSQALFAGRDRHAAQEALRARAREVPATHARAEALSAIGESRAAADAHAVAKALPGSPSAVRAAARLVLDEAARLDPPIALDYLALVDPSDFSEVDDDFAGEAVLAVAARVGTTRLIDNLPLTFGNLGAAS from the coding sequence ATGACCACCACCCTGCTGCGCACCGCCGACGAGCTCCACGCGCGCGAACGCCACGGCCGCCGTGCCGTCGTGATGACCATGGGCGCCCTGCACGAGGGCCACGCGACCCTGATCCGCACCGCGCGCGAGATCGCCGGACCCGAGGGCGAGGTGGTCGTCACCGTCTTCGTGAACCCCCTGCAGTTCGGCGCGGGCGAGGACCTCGACCGCTACCCGCGCACCCTCGACGCCGACATCAAGATCGCCGAACAGGCGGGCGCGGACGCCGTGTTCGCCCCCTCCGTCGACGAGGTCTACCCCGGCGGCGAGCCCCAGGTCCGCGTCAGCGCGGGCCCCATGGGAGAGCGCCTGGAGGGCTCCTCGCGGCCGGGGCACTTCGACGGCATGCTCACCGTCGTCGCCAAGCTGCTGCACCTCACCCGGCCCGACGTCGCCCTGTACGGCCAGAAGGACGCCCAGCAGCTCGCCCTGATCCGGCGCATGGTGCGGGACCTGAACTTCGGCGTGGAGATCGTCGGCGTACCGACCGTCCGCGAGGACGACGGCCTGGCCCTGTCCAGCCGCAACCGCTACCTCTCCGCCAAGGAGCGGCGCACCGCGCTCGCGCTGTCCCAGGCACTGTTCGCGGGCCGCGACCGGCACGCGGCCCAGGAGGCGCTGCGCGCGCGGGCACGCGAAGTGCCCGCCACGCACGCGCGTGCCGAGGCGCTCAGCGCCATAGGGGAGTCCCGCGCGGCCGCCGACGCGCACGCCGTCGCGAAGGCGCTTCCGGGTTCCCCCTCCGCCGTCCGCGCGGCCGCGCGGCTGGTCCTGGACGAAGCCGCCCGACTCGACCCGCCGATCGCCCTGGACTACCTCGCGCTCGTCGACCCCTCCGACTTCTCGGAGGTCGACGACGACTTCGCCGGCGAGGCCGTCCTCGCCGTCGCCGCCCGGGTCGGGACCACCCGGCTGATCGACAACCTGCCCCTCACCTTCGGAAACCTCGGAGCCGCCTCGTGA
- a CDS encoding AAA family ATPase: MLLWINGPFGGGKTQTAYEIQRRLPGSVVCDPEHAGFGLRRMLPAELRGNFQDLKAWRQGVVEVLDLALTQHDGVVIAPMTVTDSGYFAETVGRLGELGHDVRHFTLLAQPETVMKRLRERGFGHLLQYVGGKNAGLGRETWAVRQLDHCLERLREPEFAEHLWTDESTVPKTADRIAVLAGLTLRPNTEGALRTRLRQIRVGVRHIRFD; encoded by the coding sequence ATGCTCCTCTGGATCAACGGGCCCTTCGGGGGCGGGAAGACACAGACGGCGTACGAGATCCAGCGGCGGCTGCCCGGCAGCGTCGTCTGCGATCCCGAGCACGCCGGCTTCGGTCTGCGCCGCATGCTGCCGGCCGAACTGCGCGGGAACTTCCAGGACTTGAAGGCCTGGCGGCAGGGCGTCGTCGAGGTGCTCGACCTCGCCCTCACCCAGCACGACGGTGTGGTGATCGCCCCCATGACGGTCACGGACTCGGGCTACTTCGCCGAGACCGTGGGCCGGCTCGGCGAACTCGGCCACGACGTACGCCACTTCACCCTCCTCGCTCAGCCCGAGACCGTCATGAAGCGGCTGCGCGAGCGCGGTTTCGGGCACCTCCTTCAGTACGTCGGCGGGAAGAACGCCGGTCTGGGACGCGAGACCTGGGCCGTGCGGCAACTCGACCACTGTCTCGAGCGGCTGCGGGAGCCCGAGTTCGCCGAGCACCTGTGGACGGACGAATCGACCGTGCCGAAGACGGCCGACCGCATCGCCGTGCTGGCCGGGCTGACACTGCGGCCGAACACCGAGGGCGCGCTGCGGACGAGGCTGAGGCAGATACGGGTCGGGGTGAGGCACATCCGGTTCGACTGA
- a CDS encoding Rossmann-like and DUF2520 domain-containing protein yields the protein MSTSQLPDPKDRPARLTVGVVGAGRVGPALAASLQLAGHRPVAVSGVSDASRRRAAQLLPDVPLVPPAEVLQRADLVLLTVPDDTLPGLVEGLVETGSVRPGQLLVHTSGRYGTKVLDPALRAGALPLALHPAMTFTGTPVDVQRLAGCSFGVTAPEQLRLAAEALVIEMGGEPEWIAEEMRPLYHAALALGANHLVTLVAQSMELLREAGVEAPDRMLGPLLGAALDNALRSGDAALTGPVARGDAGTVAAHVAELRKHAPQTVAGYLAMARATADRALAHGLLKPELAEDLLGVLANGTDGTKGDAG from the coding sequence GTGAGTACAAGCCAACTGCCAGATCCCAAGGACCGCCCCGCGCGGCTCACCGTCGGTGTCGTCGGCGCCGGGCGCGTGGGACCCGCGCTGGCCGCTTCCCTCCAGCTCGCCGGGCACCGTCCGGTGGCCGTCTCCGGGGTCTCCGACGCCTCCCGCAGGCGGGCCGCGCAACTGCTCCCGGACGTGCCGCTCGTGCCGCCCGCCGAAGTCCTGCAGCGCGCCGACCTGGTCCTGCTGACGGTCCCCGACGACACCCTGCCCGGCCTCGTGGAGGGCCTCGTCGAGACCGGGTCCGTACGGCCGGGACAGCTGCTGGTGCACACCTCCGGGCGGTACGGCACGAAAGTCCTCGACCCCGCCCTGCGCGCCGGCGCGCTGCCGCTGGCTCTGCACCCCGCGATGACCTTCACCGGCACCCCGGTCGACGTCCAGCGCCTCGCCGGATGCTCCTTCGGGGTCACCGCGCCCGAACAACTGCGACTGGCCGCCGAGGCCCTCGTCATCGAGATGGGCGGCGAGCCCGAGTGGATCGCCGAGGAGATGCGCCCGCTCTACCACGCGGCCCTCGCGCTCGGTGCCAACCACCTCGTCACGCTGGTCGCCCAGTCCATGGAGCTGCTGCGCGAGGCGGGTGTCGAGGCCCCGGACCGGATGCTCGGCCCGCTGCTCGGCGCCGCCCTCGACAACGCCCTGCGCTCCGGCGACGCGGCCCTGACCGGTCCCGTCGCGCGCGGGGACGCCGGCACCGTCGCGGCGCACGTCGCCGAGCTGCGCAAGCACGCCCCGCAGACCGTCGCCGGCTACCTGGCGATGGCCCGCGCGACCGCCGACCGGGCGCTCGCCCACGGGCTGCTGAAGCCCGAGCTCGCCGAGGACCTTCTCGGGGTACTCGCCAACGGCACCGACGGCACCAAGGGAGATGCCGGATGA
- a CDS encoding threonine aldolase family protein: protein MSNAAEQVEERSAEERLRERRREALRGARRVLWRGGLSGTIRQRLASLVEAAPEVYDVDESADIYGNGVVAALEERVATLLGKEAAAFFPTGTMAQQVALRCWAGRTGNPMVALHALAHPEVHERHALAQVSGLRPVRLTGEPRLPTADEVRDFEEPYGALMLELPLRDAGFVLPTWEELTEVVEAARERDAVVHFDGARLWETTVHFGRPLDEIAGLADSVYVSFYKSLDGFAGAALAGPKTLVEEARTWRHRYGGMAFQQFPTALSALVGLERELPRLPEYVRHARVVAAALREGFAEAGVAWARVHPEEPHTHQFQVWLPYDADVLLEAAVRQAEETGTYLFSGYWDRGGPGLAFTEVTVGAAGLEWTADDVKAAVANFVALLSG, encoded by the coding sequence ATGAGCAATGCTGCGGAGCAGGTTGAAGAGCGGTCGGCGGAGGAGCGGTTGCGGGAGCGGCGCCGGGAGGCCCTGCGAGGGGCGCGGCGGGTCCTGTGGCGGGGAGGACTCAGCGGCACGATCCGGCAGCGGCTCGCGTCGCTCGTGGAGGCCGCGCCCGAGGTGTACGACGTGGACGAGTCCGCGGACATCTACGGCAACGGGGTCGTGGCGGCCCTGGAGGAGCGTGTCGCGACCCTGCTGGGCAAGGAGGCCGCGGCGTTCTTCCCCACGGGCACGATGGCCCAGCAGGTCGCCCTGCGCTGCTGGGCGGGCCGCACCGGCAACCCGATGGTCGCCCTGCACGCCCTGGCCCACCCCGAGGTCCACGAGCGGCATGCCCTCGCCCAGGTCAGCGGGTTGCGCCCGGTGCGTCTGACCGGCGAGCCCCGGCTGCCCACCGCCGACGAGGTGCGCGACTTCGAGGAGCCTTATGGCGCGCTGATGCTCGAGTTGCCCCTCCGGGACGCCGGGTTCGTCCTGCCGACCTGGGAGGAGCTGACCGAGGTCGTGGAGGCGGCGCGCGAGCGGGACGCGGTGGTGCACTTCGACGGCGCGCGCCTGTGGGAGACCACCGTCCACTTCGGCCGCCCCCTGGACGAGATCGCGGGCCTGGCGGACAGCGTCTACGTGTCGTTCTACAAGTCCCTCGACGGTTTCGCCGGCGCGGCGCTCGCCGGTCCGAAGACGCTGGTGGAGGAGGCGAGGACCTGGCGCCACCGGTACGGCGGGATGGCCTTCCAGCAGTTCCCCACCGCGCTGTCGGCGCTCGTCGGCCTGGAACGGGAGCTGCCCAGGCTGCCGGAGTACGTCCGCCACGCGCGCGTGGTGGCGGCGGCGCTGCGGGAGGGGTTCGCCGAGGCGGGGGTGGCGTGGGCGCGCGTGCACCCCGAGGAGCCGCACACCCACCAGTTCCAGGTCTGGCTGCCGTACGACGCCGACGTGCTGCTGGAGGCGGCGGTGCGGCAGGCGGAGGAGACGGGGACGTATCTGTTCAGCGGCTACTGGGACCGCGGCGGCCCGGGTCTGGCCTTCACTGAGGTCACCGTCGGCGCCGCCGGCCTGGAGTGGACGGCCGACGACGTGAAGGCGGCGGTGGCCAACTTCGTGGCCCTGCTCAGCGGCTAG